A single Callithrix jacchus isolate 240 chromosome 4, calJac240_pri, whole genome shotgun sequence DNA region contains:
- the DLK2 gene encoding protein delta homolog 2: MPSGCRCLHLVCLLCILGAPGQPVRADDCSSHCDLAHGCCAPDGSCRCDPGWEGLHCERCVRMPGCQHGTCHQPWQCICLSGWAGKFCDKDEHICTTQSPCQNGGQCMYDGGGEYHCVCLPGFHGHDCERKTGPCEHAGSPCRNGGQCQDDQGFALNFTCRCLVGFVGARCEVNVDDCLMRPCANGATCLDGINRFSCLCPEGFAGRFCTINLDDCASRPCQRGARCRDRVNDFNCLCPSGYGGKTCELVLPVPDPPTIMDTPLGPTSAVVVPATGPAPDSAGAGLLRISVKEVVRRQEAGLGEPGLVALVVFGALTAALVLATVSLTLRAWRRGVCPPGPCCYPAPHYAPACQDQECQVSMLPAGFPLPPDLPPEPGKTTAL; this comes from the exons ATGCCCAGCGGCTGCCGCTGTCTGCATCTCGTGTGCCTGTTGTGCATTCTGGGGGCTCCGGGTCAGCCTGTCCGAG CCGATGACTGCAGCTCCCACTGTGACCTGGCCCACGGCTGCTGTGCACCTGACGGCTCCTGCAG GTGCGACCCGGGCTGGGAGGGGCTGCACTGTGAGCGCTGTGTGAGGATGCCTGGCTGCCAGCATGGTACCTGCCACCAGCCATGGCAGTGCATCTGCCTCAGTGGTTGGGCGGGCAAGTTCTGTGACAAAG ATGAACATATCTGTACCACGCAATCCCCCTGCCAGAATGGAGGCCAGTGCATGTATGATGGGGGCGGTGAGTACCATTGTGTGTGCCTACCAGGCTTTCATGGGCATGACTGCGAGCGCAAGACTGGACCCTGTGAACATGCAGG ctcTCCATGCCGCAATGGTGGGCAGTGCCAGGATGACCAGGGCTTTGCCCTCAACTTCACATGCCGCTGTTTGGTGGGCTTTGTGGGTGCCCGCTGTGAGGTGAACGTGGATGACTGCCTGATGCGGCCGTGTGCTAACGGTGCCACCTGCCTTGACGGCATAAAccgcttctcctgcctctgtcctgAGGGCTTTGCTGGACGCTTCTGCACCATCAACCTGGATGACTGTGCCAGCCGCCCATGCCAGAGAGGGGCCCGGTGTCGGGACCGTGTCAATGACTTCAACTGTCTCTGCCCTAGCGGCTACGGTGGCAAGACTTGTGAGCTTGTCTTACCCGTCCCAGATCCCCCCACCATAATGGACACCCCTCTAGGGCCCACCTCAGCTGTGGTGGTACCTGCCACGGGGCCAGCCCCCGACAGCGCAGGGGCTGGTCTGCTGCGGATCTCAGTGAAAGAGGTGGTGCGGAGGCAAGAGGCTGGGCTAGGTGAGCCTGGCCTGGTGGCCCTGGTGGTGTTTGGGGCCCTCACTGCTGCCCTGGTTCTGGCTACTGTGTCGCTGACCCTGAGGGCCTGGCGCCGGGGTGTCTGCCCCCCTGGACCCTGTTGCTACCCTGCCCCACACTATGCTCCAGCGTGCCAGGACCAGGAGTGTCAGGTTAGCATGCTGCCGGCAGGGTTCCCCCTGCCACCTGACTTGCCCCCTGAGCCTGGAAAGACCACAGCACTGTGA